The window AGAGAAATGAGGAACGTCTTCAAGAACATAACCGGTGGGACCGGTAACGTTCTTCCGGCCAGTGTTCAGGGCAGAAGTTGACATCACCAATCTTGTCGGAGACCCACATGTCTGACTACCGGAGAGAGAAGCAATCAAGCGGAGACCCGTGTCGAAGCTCAATGATCGATATTTTCTACTGAGTCTATGGATTAAAGACCCAAATTGGTGATGATCGGTTTCAGAGGCGGTACTCCGGTTTGAGGGTGACCGGAATCTATACGAATCTATTTATTTGTGGTCGAATCATATGTGTTTAACTGACAATATATTAAACAATACTGACAAACggctttttaataattataataaaatgcaaTAAACAAGACCTCAATgacactgattttttttttttccctcaaACGAGACAACTTTAATATTGAGAATTTTAAGAGCAAAAGAATGTTGTTGGGCCTTCTTAATGCAATTGTTCGGCCCACAGAACCTTGCATATGTTCTAAATTGCCAATAGACGACTAAGCTCTTAAGCCCATCCATTTTTCTGAACTAACCATAATTTGCCTCTCCCGATATTTGTTTAACTTATGTAAATTTCATAGGTTATATCCTTTTTACTAACTTATGTAACTTCGTTTTAGTGCCAATTGTTTAATGAGTTTACGTCTGGTTTAGTTTTCAATAGTGTACTTTCACATCATCACATGAAATATTTATGGTAGATTATACtagaaaactataaattatattttaagctttttctaTCAAGTCTTACTCcttaatctttttgtttttgttgtttttgttgtttttgttgttgttgttgttgttgttaggGTGAATTAGCCAAATGACCAAATTTGAGAAGGAAATTAAGTGCATAccattgattttgacataataaaGCCCATAACAATTATGTCAACTTCTATCCGGTAATGCcctttttttgttcaagttgTCAGTAATAGAGAGAGAAACTGATGACATCAACAATTTGACACCCCACAATTAATTATCACACGTAATTCAATCAACACCACACTTTTGTTTAACACATAAATATACATCTAATTTTTCTATACCAtattactaaaaataatatgattCAAAATCCACTCACACCTAGTAAATACTAAACTTTAATCCAAACCTCAACTCCAAaataataaaccctaaactttaaacatCACCCTTCcatctaaatactaaaccctaaaccctaattactgaaccctaaacccaaatataaaccttaaacccaattatcaaaatctgaaaatagtatataatattatataatattaaactaaatccAAACAAAACTCCTCAATGCTAAACTCAAACCTAACTTTTGAATACTAAACCCAAAAATgctatcactaaacccaaatctaaactcccaccttccaaatactaaactctaaatcctaatcactaaactctaaacccaagtatagactataaacccaaatagaatggaacaaaatacatagtatagtaTAAATTGGTAAGCAAgaaaaaacacttttttttaatCGTCAAATAGAACATACATAATACGGTCACTAAACCCAAACATCAACCcccaccttccaaatactaaaccctaaatcttaatcattaaacctaaacccaagtataaactctaaacccaaatagtatagaagaaaataaatagtaTAGCACATATAGTTGTAAACaagaaattgataaataatgaatttatcAAACAATCGATGGTACAATAATACAACAACCGTAGCATACTATTTAGTTTGGTACTTGCgaattgtacaaaaatataagaatcgTACTATACTATAATTTTCTTTCACTACATATAGTATAGTCGACgagttcatcttcttcacatCTTCCTCTTTTTACAGACATGGTGATACACACATTCACTAGTCCAGAGTAATTATTCTTCATCATACCATATCAATACAGCATActataacaatttaaataacaatgaaaaaaatcaagatgAACAACattgaaaaaaactaaaaaaaaaaaaattgtgatgtCACCTCGTTGTTGTCTACGGtgtcatcttcttctccaaacTCAATTCCACAAGCCcaaaatctatattatttctTAATCTAGTGGTTTGTGTTCGTATgtataaaaaaaacagagattggaggagaagaggaagaagaagagaaagagctGTGAAAGAATGATAACcacaatttattaaattatttatttaatatttcttttgataaataaCTCTCAGCAGGTCACACAGGTTGAATTGAAGGGTAATATagcattattacataaaatacatGTACTGTAGATGAAAGTTAGGGGTTTTAGTTATGtaatgaattataatttgtttgaaggTTATACAGCCAAATTTCCCTTAATATCCAATTCAACCTGAAAAAGTACAACTAATTGAGTCGGAACCGTTCTCAAAGAACGTACGAATCAAGAAGAGCAAAACTTCTCATTTTTAAGGTGTAGTATTCCCTCTAAATTTAAAGTTCAGCTAAATAATACAATAAAACTGTGGTCCTGTGGACACTAATATTTGTATGTATAAGTCAAGAAACCTATCTTCATCCAGTATCTAATGTCATACCATatatctaatattttaaaacaaaagaaacttgaaataaataaaagattacGTCGAGGAATATTGTTtcttgttttccattttttttttcaagttttgaCTCATTTATTTGGTtgctttttctatttttaataatgctgataatttttttgtaataatacaTCACACCAGTGTTCTACGAATTTCGATGTGTTTGCAAAAAAATCATAACCTAAATTGTTTTTCTGTTTAAATCTTCATTTAGCATCCAAAAAGTTAGAACTGATGATTCAGAACTTCATGATACGAAATGGGATCAAAACGAAGCTAAAAACTTCTGTAAGTTTTACATTTACTCTAAAAAGTTATAGagaattacataaaataaaaattatgacaAAATATATGATAATCCAGACAAAGAGGCAATCATTAGCATCTATATGTTTTATTCAGGACATATCTTTGGCCCCTCCATGATTTCATTCTTTGACTcccaacatttaaaaaaaaaaaatctttagttAACAATATGTATAACATAACTATGATGTGTATTCtctatacacatatatatatatataggatttttttcctctttttccTTTGGTGGTGTTTTACCGTTGGGATTGAGATGATCTTTTGTGTATTCTTAACTCAAATCTCTTAACGATAAAGTTACAATCCTTGAGAAATCGAAATGCTTTTAGCttaatatatattctatttgttTCACAATAGATGATGTTATTCCTTAGAGTATGATTAACCCGAAGTTCTTAAGATGGTCCTTatttaagaaccggttcttaaaGTCCTTTAAGAATCGGTTCTTTAAGAGTCGGTTCTTAAAGTCCtttaagaaccggttcttatcttttttagttaaaagttaagaaacagTTTCTTAACTTCTGCTAAGAACCCCACTCTAAAAACCCCGGATTAATCATGATTTTAgtgcacaaagattaagaaatttattttttttctaaaaaataattttaaaaatattatttaataattatttaaacaatTACAGAAATGACTACAACATTTAATTGGCTACacagtttaaaaaataacataaaaatatcaaaacatcgaCGAGTTTGAAGATCTAAAACTACAATCCAATTCAGATGTATCGTTTGTGGAGCCTACATTATTCTTAATTCATACATCATAAAGAGCCGTCTCAGGTTATTGACATGACACTTTCTAGACCAACAGTCAGGTTTTTAAAAACTCTTTAAAATACAGCGTCACAGGAACTCAAGAACGATAATGACTTTTCTGCGACGAATGATTTTCGTTTATTCATAAAATTCCGTTGTtcgtttatataattatattttcgtTACGGACAGAAACTTTTTTTGTATTCTATCTTACGTTTATGATCTCAGCATGAAGCTTATTCGCAAAGTTTAAGGGTACGGTACACGTTTCTTTTACCCTTGTATCCTATTTATTCGCTTGGTTTCTTGGTTTAGCTTTGAccgtatatatatagatatatatatatatatatctatagaaATTGATGAAAAACCATAGAAGATTGATTTATGCGATAGAACTTTATAATCATTACAGTCAAGGTACTCGAgatcaatgaagaaaaaaaaacatatattcatAATTCATCTAGAGTATTATGAAATGGTATGTTAGAGAACGCGTACAATAAATATGTTTCAAGAACAAATACTTCTTTCATCAAGAAAAGGAACAGGCACTGCTTTAAAGTTTAAACTAATACGCGTAATATTTTCAGGGTTATACTTCATTAAACATTTGATAGGAAAAGGAAATTATTGTCTGATTTGAAACATATGTAAGAAGAATATAATTGTCATGATTTCGTAATTCATGCTAACGTAAACGGAACTACAAGGACaccatatataataatataaaacaaatcaaattaaactacAACACGAATATAATAAGAAAAGTAAGGGATGGTGTGGTCCATATGATGGGTACACTGCTCAAATTGCCTTACTTATCAAGCAATCTCTTAATTCCTTTATCTCTGCAgaaattgaaataaaataaaataaaaccaaatttgAATAACAAAAGAATAATGATCACTTCCTCCAGCTCGATGCCCATGTGACCTATCTTCCTCTTCTCGTCTTTTTTTCGTcgtctttcttttctttttttttgggtttttatttgataaacatctcttcttcttcttcttcttcttcttcttttattttgtttattaattctcTTTTGTTCTTAACCTTCCGCAAATTCAAAACTACAACATTATTTCCTTGACTAGAAGTTACTATAGATTTAGAAGGTGGATATTGGGACGGAACGTAGGGTGCAGTAATGCTAAAAAACGTAGAGTGAAGTAACTATAGTTGCCAACAAAtggtattttatatgtataaaccatataaaattaACATAAGATTTTCTCGTACATAATCCATGTACTTAATTtacttaaattatttattaacatatagagtatacacacacatatacaACATAGACACTGCCACACtgccacacacacacacacacacacacatatatatatagtactgGACTACATAATTAtcatttgaaatttcatcattTACAAAGGGTTAAGTTAACAGTGGTGAATCTCAAATTTCTTTCCGAACATAAAACTCACAATCAATCATAAagataacataataattttgataacttaattatatatatatatatatataaatccatACCACAATACAACATAAAAGTCACAAAATTTAGATTTATAGGAATATGCACTGTGTACAGTCACATTTACAGACACGTATAcattatttacataaacataagTAATTATAATTTCGAAGTGTTGTATGCTTTTGTAGATATAACAAGAACCGCTTCAAAGACTCATATCGGCTTCTTGAACCAGCAAAGGCGAAATAAAAGGTGGGTCAGTGAATGGGTTTCAGAGCCACCTTTTCCTTTTTCTCGCTTACTTCTTCAGTTAAAGTTTGAGATAAACACACATTTATATATAGacaacattaatatattaattccCTAAAATATCTCTcgtatgtttttattaatttatacccTTCACATCCGAACTCGTACTTTCTTCTTCTCCCCATTTACTTCTTCGTTTCTTAACTCTCTCTCTACTCTTTgctatctttctctctctctctttcatggttTGCAGATCATATTCTGCTAGACCAAGTTTGTTCCTTTTAGCATAATTTGAGGGTTAATTCCCCATAAATTCTTACTTTGTCTTGTTCATGTGTCGGTTTAGGTTTTCAAGAAAAACCCTCTTTTGTCTTGTCTCCTCAAAATCAGTGGTTTATTCTCCATAATAAAAGAGGGTTTTATTCAAATCctgtctctctctttctctatatATTCTTTTACCTCTCGAAAATGATCAGAAGAGCTTTCTTATTATCTCTTCACCTACACACATACGCATAAGAGAAAGTTTGTCAAAGGAACTAGGGATTAAGATGAGCAAGAGTAATCATGCTGGTTCGGTGACGGGTTCTGATATAATAGATGCAAAAATCGAACAACATCAACTTTGTGGATCCAAGAAGTGTCCCAGCTGCGGCCACAAGCTCGAGGGGAAACCAGTAAGTAATATtccttttttcttatattttaattaacttAGAAATAAATTGTTTCTACCTTCCTTTCtcaattgtaaatattttttaagagaaaaaggaaaagaatcaAATGAAGAGCATCAAGAATGATGCTCGCTGTTGTATTCTCTTGCTTACAGAAATTCAAAATCCAAATTTAAAGCGTCTATATACGAGTCTTTATATGTATAGTTGTATATACACCTATATATACTCTCTTGGTCTTTTTCTTTATTCTAAATTAAGTTTTCTCTTTTATTCTTTCTAGCAGGATTGGGTTGGTTTACCCGCAGGAGTGAAATTTGACCCAACAGATCAGGAATTGATGGAACATTTAGAGGCAAAAGTCTTAGTTAAAGACATTAAATCTCACCCTCTCATTGACGAATTCATCCCCACCATTGAAGGAGAAGACGGCATTTGCTACACTCACCCCGAGAAACTTCCCGGTACATAAACACCTCCATGCAGTACTCCATACATCACAAcgttatatacttttttttttttataaagcacGTTATAATATATGTTCTTTAATACAACATTGGGTCACACCAAATTTTGAATACATTTTAGTTTCTTTGTTGGGACTCACCAATGTTTTAACCTTCTATATTTTGATCACACATATACATCTATAAATACTTCATATTTTCCCCCAAGCATTCCAAATTTATTTccttttattataatatatgattgTTTGATACGACTATATAGAGAATTGGGTCATACCAAAGTTTGAATCCTTTTAATTTGGGTCACACAAGAAACATATAAACtaacaaaagatatttttttattttaaatttttggtagGAGTGACTAGAGATGGTTTAAGCAGACACTTCTTTCATAGACCATCAAAGGCGTATACAACGGGAacaagaaagagaaggaagattcAAACGGAATGTGACAATAATATGCAAGGAAGCGGTAGCTCCGGTGAGACGAGGTGGCATAAGACCGGTAAGACAAGACCGGTTATGGTAAACGGTAAGCAAAAAGGTTGTAAGAAGATATTGGTTTTGTATACCAATTTTGGTAAGAATCGAAAACCGGAGAAAACCAATTGGGTAATGCATCAATATCATCTGGGGACACATGAGGAAGAGAAAGAAGGAGAGCTTGTTGTGTCGAAGATCTTTTATCAGACTCAACCTAGGCAATGTAATTGGTCGTCTACGTCAAGCTTGAACGCTATAGGCGGTGGAGGCGGTGAAGTGAATAGCGGTGGAGGCGGCGGAGAGTATCATATGAGGAAAGATAGTGGAAATACTAGTGGTGGGAGTTGTTCTTCGTCTAGAGAGATTCTGAATGTCAATCATCCAAACCAATCTGATGAAGTAGGTGGCGTTATGGCTGTACCGGCTGCCGCTACGACGGTTCCGCCTGGTCTCCCGAGTTATGCAATGGATCAACTTAGCTTTGTTCCTTTCATGAAGAGCTTCGATGAGGTATGCACCGAATTTTGTTTTACTTCATTAGAACTTTTcgtttgataaaataatattaaatatgataCATACAATACAAAGTGAATCTAATATCAacaaaaagtatattaaaaactaaattggTAAACATtataatgtaattttttaaaagttccgTATAGAGAATCTTCGTTTTATTCCATGtgtttagtattttattttgaattcaGTTTTGATTCTCTATTAATGGGATTAATGAAAGGAAAAGTTAATGTTTTAAGAATATGTTAGGGTTACTATTTGCTTGCATTGCAAGGAAACAGTACTCttcaaatctatattattaaagttgaagtacacattgggATTGTTTGACAATatggatagtagttaaaaaaataatgttgtttggaaacatggatagctaCTAATGGGtttatgctactaaaaaaattggaagtccattacattatattaaaaagtaatgagtctatgttacttgatatatatattcaaatcaaaataataatttaaaatttatttatatcaaaatttcattcaaaaatatacatatattcaaaatttcatttttactaacatatttttcaataactattataaaaatgttttcaatatatataataaaaatacaatacaaagcccaatttcaaacaccaacttaaattgtggtttttatatttcacattaaattttaaaatataatatatttgattatttatatgattgtacgtataaaatattattaattataagaaaacttatttgatggtacgtataaaatacgattaattatatgataacacaaattttgtaacctatgat of the Brassica rapa cultivar Chiifu-401-42 chromosome A03, CAAS_Brap_v3.01, whole genome shotgun sequence genome contains:
- the LOC103861883 gene encoding NAC domain-containing protein 75 isoform X1 translates to MSKSNHAGSVTGSDIIDAKIEQHQLCGSKKCPSCGHKLEGKPQDWVGLPAGVKFDPTDQELMEHLEAKVLVKDIKSHPLIDEFIPTIEGEDGICYTHPEKLPGVTRDGLSRHFFHRPSKAYTTGTRKRRKIQTECDNNMQGSGSSGETRWHKTGKTRPVMVNGKQKGCKKILVLYTNFGKNRKPEKTNWVMHQYHLGTHEEEKEGELVVSKIFYQTQPRQCNWSSTSSLNAIGGGGGEVNSGGGGGEYHMRKDSGNTSGGSCSSSREILNVNHPNQSDEVGGVMAVPAAATTVPPGLPSYAMDQLSFVPFMKSFDEMARRETPQTGQATCEDVMAEQHRFRHHHHASPSATPNHGAHDHHHPQHHHQQQQRHHAFNISQPTHPISTIISPSTSLHHASINILDDNPYHVHRILLPNENFQIQQQHQEGEEEHNDGKMGARSASGLEELIMGCTSSTTHHDVKDGSSSMGNQQEAEWLKYSTFWPAPGSSDNQDHHG
- the LOC103861883 gene encoding NAC domain-containing protein 75 isoform X2, producing the protein MSKSNHAGSVTGSDIIDAKIEQHQLCGSKKCPSCGHKLEGKPDWVGLPAGVKFDPTDQELMEHLEAKVLVKDIKSHPLIDEFIPTIEGEDGICYTHPEKLPGVTRDGLSRHFFHRPSKAYTTGTRKRRKIQTECDNNMQGSGSSGETRWHKTGKTRPVMVNGKQKGCKKILVLYTNFGKNRKPEKTNWVMHQYHLGTHEEEKEGELVVSKIFYQTQPRQCNWSSTSSLNAIGGGGGEVNSGGGGGEYHMRKDSGNTSGGSCSSSREILNVNHPNQSDEVGGVMAVPAAATTVPPGLPSYAMDQLSFVPFMKSFDEMARRETPQTGQATCEDVMAEQHRFRHHHHASPSATPNHGAHDHHHPQHHHQQQQRHHAFNISQPTHPISTIISPSTSLHHASINILDDNPYHVHRILLPNENFQIQQQHQEGEEEHNDGKMGARSASGLEELIMGCTSSTTHHDVKDGSSSMGNQQEAEWLKYSTFWPAPGSSDNQDHHG